In Nitratiruptor sp. YY09-18, a single window of DNA contains:
- a CDS encoding cytochrome D1 domain-containing protein — protein sequence MKQVIVSIFFLTSLFATPLVHELEATGIQNSGYDSYQKYCAMCHGKQREGISAPPLLPQFIKHLNDEKLHNIIKNSLPQTLMPKFSFLCDKEIDAIIGYLRTPAKNITWSKEDIQRSKKIFHNPKKNLGIKSIDNVTLVVERGANRVWVMEDEKVLDRFAFANVHGGLKYTLDGKNFYVPTRDGWIGHYSLENGRLEAKIRACVNLRNISLSRDGKYLFATCLLPERVVVLERESLEPVKLYDVDGKISALYELYSKDEAIFTLRNKPKLYKVDTKNLQFSAYDLDKPIEDFFIDPFEKYIIGTTRHGRDLRVYNIQTRKEVFSAPIEGMPHLFSATYWYKDGKFYFATPHLRKSFITVWQMYDWKLVKKIDVGGDGFFVKTHPASRYLWVDNGSDALVLVDKDKYTIKKLIPRKGKRYIHTEFSGDGRFAYLSLYEPDGDLLVWQTDTFRELKDYPANVPVGKYNFINKNRKFYPRLFGYSIFKEKCWGCHHQTAMAFGPPFAQIAKKRSDAQIMAQIVDPEHTYKELGYKRNAMPAFDLGPKELRSIVDYIKSFKDK from the coding sequence ATGAAGCAGGTAATAGTATCTATTTTTTTTCTCACTTCACTCTTTGCCACTCCTTTGGTGCATGAACTGGAAGCAACAGGTATACAAAATAGTGGCTATGATAGCTATCAAAAATATTGCGCGATGTGCCATGGGAAACAGAGAGAAGGAATTTCAGCCCCTCCGCTTCTCCCACAATTTATCAAACATCTAAATGATGAAAAACTTCACAATATTATTAAAAACTCTCTCCCACAAACTCTCATGCCAAAATTTTCATTTCTCTGTGATAAAGAGATAGATGCAATAATAGGCTATCTGCGTACTCCTGCTAAAAATATAACATGGAGTAAAGAGGATATACAAAGAAGTAAAAAGATCTTTCATAATCCTAAGAAAAATTTAGGGATAAAGAGTATAGATAATGTCACACTTGTTGTAGAGAGGGGAGCCAATCGTGTATGGGTGATGGAGGATGAGAAGGTTTTAGATAGATTTGCGTTTGCCAATGTCCATGGTGGACTCAAATATACTCTTGATGGGAAGAATTTTTATGTTCCTACAAGAGATGGATGGATAGGTCATTATAGCCTTGAGAATGGAAGGCTTGAGGCAAAAATCCGCGCATGTGTGAATCTACGCAACATTTCGCTTAGCCGTGATGGGAAGTATCTCTTTGCTACATGCCTTTTGCCTGAGAGGGTAGTAGTACTTGAGCGAGAGAGTCTTGAACCTGTTAAACTCTATGATGTCGATGGAAAAATTAGTGCTCTTTATGAACTCTATAGTAAAGATGAGGCTATTTTTACTCTAAGAAACAAGCCGAAACTCTACAAAGTAGATACAAAAAATCTGCAATTTAGTGCATATGATCTGGATAAACCGATAGAGGATTTTTTCATCGATCCTTTTGAAAAGTATATTATTGGTACGACACGACATGGTAGAGACTTGAGAGTCTATAACATACAAACACGCAAAGAGGTCTTTAGTGCGCCTATAGAGGGAATGCCGCATCTCTTTAGTGCTACCTATTGGTATAAAGATGGCAAATTCTATTTTGCCACCCCGCATCTTCGTAAATCTTTCATCACTGTGTGGCAGATGTATGATTGGAAGCTTGTAAAAAAAATCGATGTGGGAGGAGATGGCTTTTTTGTCAAAACACATCCAGCAAGCAGGTATCTATGGGTAGATAACGGCAGTGATGCATTGGTGCTTGTAGATAAGGATAAATATACTATCAAAAAGCTTATCCCAAGAAAAGGCAAACGCTATATTCATACCGAATTTAGTGGAGACGGAAGGTTTGCATATTTAAGTCTTTATGAGCCAGATGGCGATCTTCTTGTATGGCAGACAGATACATTTAGAGAATTAAAAGATTATCCAGCAAATGTTCCGGTGGGCAAATATAACTTCATTAATAAAAATAGAAAGTTTTATCCTAGACTTTTTGGATACTCTATTTTTAAAGAGAAGTGTTGGGGATGCCACCATCAAACAGCTATGGCTTTTGGACCGCCATTTGCGCAAATTGCCAAAAAAAGAAGTGATGCGCAGATAATGGCACAGATTGTAGATCCAGAGCATACGTACAAAGAGCTTGGATACAAAAGGAACGCGATGCCAGCGTTTGATCTTGGTCCAAAAGAGTTGCGATCGATCGTGGACTATATCAAAAGTTTTAAGGATAAGTAG
- a CDS encoding nitrite reductase, giving the protein MTGKIVMSTMVALGLFASSTAMADDVKLSPEEMKKATQIYFDRCAGCHGMLRKGALGPNLLPKKTKQLGTKTLEYIIYNGTPGGMPDWGASGELTKEETKLMAKFIQLPPVSPPEKSMADMRKSWKVLVPPEKRPTKPETKRNWENYFGVVLRDVGKVAIIDGDTKELVSIVPSGFATHILRTSKSGRYMYAIGRDGKASVIDLWMKKPQNVAEIRVCNDARSIDTSKAKGYEDEYAVVGCYWPPSIVTLKGDTLEPIQIVSTASYTYDTGEFTREARVASIVANHHKPEWVINVKETGQVWLYNYSDPRNPDIHMLMAERYLHDGGWDLTKRYFLVAANARNKVVAVDTKEGEVAAIIPTGGVKPHPGRGANINHPKYGPIWCTGHIGSNDVVCIGTDPTYHPQYAWRVVADIKLPGDGGGNLFVKTHPACKYIIADRPVNPDRKLQTQLYVIDKNKLKVVKTLPIPSKYTKERTVTVNGKKIKVKPRGPVHIEFNKDGDEFWVSVWGNKLEPSAILVYDANSLKLKKAITGDWVRTPTGKFNVFNTKYDIY; this is encoded by the coding sequence ATGACTGGAAAAATTGTAATGAGCACTATGGTTGCTCTTGGGCTTTTTGCCTCTTCTACAGCTATGGCTGATGATGTTAAACTCAGTCCTGAAGAGATGAAAAAAGCTACGCAGATCTATTTTGATAGATGTGCTGGATGTCATGGGATGCTTAGAAAAGGTGCCCTAGGACCGAACCTCCTCCCGAAAAAAACTAAGCAATTAGGAACAAAAACGCTAGAGTATATTATCTATAACGGTACTCCAGGCGGTATGCCAGACTGGGGTGCTTCTGGTGAGCTTACAAAAGAAGAGACAAAGCTTATGGCAAAATTTATCCAGCTTCCACCTGTGTCTCCTCCAGAAAAAAGCATGGCAGACATGAGAAAGAGCTGGAAAGTTCTTGTGCCACCTGAAAAGAGACCTACAAAACCAGAAACAAAGAGAAACTGGGAAAACTACTTTGGTGTAGTACTTAGAGATGTGGGTAAAGTTGCGATTATAGATGGCGATACAAAAGAGCTTGTGAGTATCGTACCATCTGGATTTGCAACACATATCTTGAGGACTAGTAAATCTGGCCGCTATATGTATGCGATAGGTCGTGATGGGAAAGCGAGCGTTATTGACCTATGGATGAAAAAACCGCAAAACGTTGCGGAGATTCGTGTATGTAATGACGCAAGAAGTATCGATACCTCAAAAGCAAAAGGGTATGAGGATGAGTATGCGGTAGTAGGATGTTACTGGCCTCCTTCAATTGTAACACTCAAAGGTGATACATTAGAGCCAATTCAAATCGTATCAACCGCAAGTTATACCTACGATACAGGTGAATTTACAAGAGAGGCTCGTGTTGCTTCAATCGTTGCTAACCACCATAAACCTGAATGGGTTATTAACGTTAAAGAGACAGGACAGGTATGGCTCTATAACTACTCTGACCCTAGAAACCCAGATATCCATATGCTTATGGCTGAGAGATATCTCCATGATGGTGGTTGGGATTTGACAAAACGCTACTTCCTCGTAGCTGCAAACGCAAGAAATAAAGTCGTAGCAGTTGATACGAAAGAAGGTGAAGTTGCTGCAATTATTCCGACAGGAGGAGTCAAACCTCACCCAGGACGTGGTGCTAATATTAACCATCCAAAATATGGTCCAATTTGGTGTACAGGACACATTGGTAGTAATGATGTTGTCTGTATAGGAACAGATCCAACGTACCATCCACAATATGCATGGAGAGTAGTTGCTGATATTAAACTTCCTGGAGATGGTGGTGGTAACCTCTTTGTCAAAACACACCCAGCATGTAAATATATCATTGCTGATAGACCGGTTAACCCAGATAGAAAGCTACAAACACAACTCTATGTGATTGATAAGAACAAACTCAAAGTGGTTAAAACTCTCCCAATTCCTAGTAAATATACAAAAGAGAGAACTGTCACGGTCAATGGCAAAAAAATCAAAGTTAAACCTCGCGGTCCAGTGCATATTGAATTCAATAAAGACGGTGATGAATTTTGGGTAAGTGTGTGGGGTAATAAACTTGAACCAAGTGCAATCTTGGTCTATGATGCAAACTCACTCAAACTCAAAAAAGCTATTACAGGAGACTGGGTACGTACACCAACTGGTAAATTCAACGTATTCAACACCAAATACGATATCTATTAA
- a CDS encoding cbb3-type cytochrome c oxidase subunit I, producing the protein MQGNSVQLYEGQKLALKYFTVAIVLFGAQLLFGLIAAIQFLYPDFLFNTLDFSIARMVHINALVVWLLYAMIGAVYWLLPDEAGKEVVGVKLGNLAFYVLTAAVAVVVLVYLFIQVGPGTEMTTWLITEGREYIEAPRWADIGIVVVVLIFLYNVYATALTGKRSGILTVLMADLVALAGLYLAGMFYTDNIAVDQYWWWWVVHLWVEATWEVYVAAVGGYILIKTLNANRKVVEMWLWIEVAMMFGSGILGLGHHYFWIGTPEYWWEIGALFSALEPVPLVGLFVHVLYDWGKERGKGNTIKNVPAFAWLTVETFGNFLGAGVWGFMHTLPQINLYTHGTQWPAAHGHLAFFGAYVAIMIAAIYLAVQGKAGLKELKMTKAGWWAIALITVGVLFMTVALTLSAYVQTMVERGMYGATWEGYFVAQANQWFVQGLGWRLATGIMVIVGYVFLVYDLLTCTKKQPVEVSQVETAAATA; encoded by the coding sequence ATGCAAGGAAATAGTGTACAGCTCTATGAAGGGCAAAAGTTAGCGCTTAAATATTTTACGGTGGCGATTGTTCTTTTTGGTGCCCAGCTTCTATTTGGGTTAATAGCAGCGATTCAATTTTTGTACCCAGACTTTCTATTCAATACACTTGATTTTTCAATCGCAAGAATGGTGCATATTAATGCACTTGTTGTATGGCTTTTGTATGCAATGATTGGTGCAGTCTACTGGCTCTTGCCAGATGAAGCAGGCAAAGAAGTTGTAGGAGTGAAGCTAGGCAATCTAGCATTTTATGTGCTCACAGCAGCAGTCGCTGTGGTAGTGCTTGTATATCTTTTTATTCAAGTTGGTCCTGGTACCGAGATGACTACATGGCTTATTACTGAAGGACGTGAATATATTGAAGCTCCACGTTGGGCAGATATAGGTATCGTTGTAGTTGTACTTATATTCCTCTACAATGTCTATGCAACTGCACTTACAGGAAAACGATCAGGAATTTTGACTGTATTGATGGCTGATTTGGTAGCTCTTGCTGGCCTCTATCTTGCTGGTATGTTTTACACCGATAATATCGCAGTAGATCAATATTGGTGGTGGTGGGTTGTTCACCTCTGGGTTGAAGCTACATGGGAGGTTTATGTAGCGGCAGTTGGTGGCTATATCCTCATCAAAACACTCAATGCAAACAGAAAAGTAGTTGAGATGTGGCTCTGGATCGAAGTAGCCATGATGTTTGGATCAGGAATTTTGGGTCTTGGTCACCACTATTTCTGGATTGGTACACCAGAGTACTGGTGGGAAATTGGTGCGCTCTTTAGTGCACTTGAGCCAGTTCCACTTGTAGGTCTATTTGTGCATGTTCTTTATGACTGGGGTAAAGAGCGAGGTAAAGGCAATACCATCAAAAATGTTCCAGCATTTGCATGGCTAACTGTTGAGACTTTTGGAAACTTCCTTGGTGCTGGTGTTTGGGGATTTATGCATACTTTGCCTCAAATCAATCTCTATACTCACGGAACACAATGGCCAGCAGCGCACGGACACTTGGCATTCTTTGGTGCATATGTAGCTATTATGATTGCAGCAATCTACCTTGCAGTCCAAGGAAAAGCAGGTCTGAAAGAGCTTAAAATGACAAAAGCTGGCTGGTGGGCTATAGCACTCATTACTGTTGGTGTGCTTTTCATGACAGTAGCTCTTACACTTTCAGCTTATGTGCAAACTATGGTTGAACGCGGTATGTATGGTGCTACATGGGAAGGTTACTTTGTAGCGCAGGCTAATCAGTGGTTTGTCCAAGGTTTGGGGTGGAGACTTGCTACCGGGATCATGGTAATTGTCGGCTATGTTTTCTTGGTGTATGATCTCTTGACATGTACCAAAAAACAGCCAGTAGAAGTTTCTCAAGTAGAAACAGCTGCAGCTACTGCATAA
- a CDS encoding cytochrome c: protein MENKPSVWTSNRFWRRSATWVTGVSAVLLILLTVDSMSQMQMGTAKDIQNKVDKRIPSPLVINYKIDYQLSPKRGHEVPIIGGMDANGKSKYEEKEKFFGRDDYTEEEARALIHKGKLTIQAKNCMDCHTLLGNGAYYAPDLTKAWLDPAWNVIGQGYGGKEYAMAAFLQNPPAMAMHERKMPNLGITKDEAKAVVAYLKFMSAIDTNGFPRNFGKIKGAVNARK from the coding sequence ATGGAAAACAAGCCATCAGTATGGACCAGTAACAGGTTCTGGCGAAGGTCGGCAACATGGGTAACAGGTGTGTCAGCGGTACTGCTGATATTGTTAACAGTAGATAGTATGTCACAGATGCAGATGGGAACAGCCAAAGATATACAAAACAAAGTAGATAAACGTATCCCATCTCCGCTAGTCATCAATTACAAAATAGACTACCAGCTCTCACCAAAAAGAGGGCATGAAGTACCAATTATTGGCGGTATGGATGCCAATGGAAAGAGCAAATATGAGGAGAAAGAGAAGTTCTTCGGTAGAGATGACTATACAGAAGAGGAAGCTCGTGCCCTTATACATAAAGGAAAGCTCACCATTCAAGCTAAAAACTGCATGGATTGCCATACACTGCTAGGAAATGGGGCATACTATGCGCCAGATCTTACAAAAGCATGGCTTGATCCAGCTTGGAATGTAATTGGTCAGGGTTATGGTGGTAAAGAGTATGCGATGGCTGCATTTTTACAAAATCCTCCTGCAATGGCTATGCATGAGAGAAAAATGCCAAATCTTGGAATCACCAAAGATGAAGCAAAAGCGGTGGTTGCATACTTGAAATTTATGTCAGCAATTGATACGAACGGTTTCCCGAGAAACTTTGGAAAAATCAAAGGAGCAGTCAATGCAAGGAAATAG
- a CDS encoding Crp/Fnr family transcriptional regulator — MCKKFVRIAMEAIEKFYLFDYLPEGKKKRLREISTIKEFAKGEIAFFEGERTDKLMLLTDGIMQIYKSDQKGNKIVLHIFYPYTLIAEIVNFNNMPYPATGEFLTDGKVILIDYPAFEQEFLKDPEIAFTIIKSLTDKVRYLEHVITNDIVLTSTARVAKFIYEHEDEFLHMKKNEIATLLNITPETLSRIITKFKNLGLLKKEHSSYKIIDKEKLKNFFE, encoded by the coding sequence ATGTGTAAAAAATTTGTGAGAATAGCAATGGAAGCAATTGAAAAATTTTATCTCTTTGATTATTTACCAGAAGGCAAGAAAAAGCGGCTGAGAGAAATCTCTACTATCAAAGAGTTTGCAAAAGGAGAAATAGCTTTTTTTGAGGGTGAACGCACTGATAAGCTCATGCTACTTACTGATGGAATCATGCAAATTTATAAGAGTGATCAAAAGGGTAACAAAATAGTCTTACATATCTTCTACCCTTATACTCTCATTGCAGAAATCGTCAATTTTAATAATATGCCCTATCCTGCTACGGGAGAGTTTCTCACCGATGGCAAGGTCATACTCATTGACTATCCAGCTTTTGAGCAAGAGTTTCTCAAAGATCCAGAAATTGCTTTTACCATCATAAAGTCTCTCACCGATAAAGTTCGCTATCTTGAGCATGTTATCACCAATGATATAGTTCTCACCTCTACCGCAAGGGTTGCAAAATTTATCTATGAGCATGAAGATGAGTTCTTACATATGAAAAAAAACGAAATAGCAACACTTCTCAATATCACTCCTGAAACGCTTTCACGTATCATTACAAAATTTAAAAATCTCGGACTTCTTAAAAAAGAGCACTCTTCTTACAAGATAATCGATAAAGAGAAGTTGAAAAATTTCTTTGAATAA
- a CDS encoding outer membrane beta-barrel protein, which produces MDGSYEKTHVTVKEEAEGEEPEFLRESIKYWTSSLDLAYTYEVTEELGILFKVGYEYEYEKSDSEKSHDTGFVYAAGFEYAIDPAWKIIGEYEKSTINGPKGDMITLGIMYNFDL; this is translated from the coding sequence ATTGATGGGAGCTATGAAAAGACACATGTCACTGTAAAAGAAGAGGCTGAAGGTGAAGAGCCAGAGTTTTTACGAGAGTCGATCAAATATTGGACCTCATCACTCGATTTGGCATATACATATGAAGTTACAGAAGAGCTAGGGATTCTCTTCAAAGTTGGATATGAGTATGAGTATGAGAAGAGTGATTCAGAAAAGAGCCATGATACAGGTTTCGTGTATGCAGCAGGATTTGAGTATGCTATCGATCCAGCATGGAAAATCATCGGAGAATATGAAAAGTCTACTATTAATGGGCCAAAAGGGGATATGATTACTCTTGGAATAATGTATAACTTTGATTTATAA
- a CDS encoding porin, producing MRKVGLSLTAATLLVAGMSSMASANALENIISNPKVSLEIRPRYEYVDQDNKPDEASALTVRTALGLNANLFDVDGLGAQLQVINVANLTNDYAPEDKSGRYPVVADESQTRVTQANVSYSTNGFAVIVGRKMVVLDNARFIGNVGWRQMPQTYDLAALIYNGVENLSLLGAYVWNVNRIFATDGNGPLNKHMKTGSVLLHGAYKVAPELTITAYDYMVENFADHIGIRLTGKVDLNGVKVGYTAEYAVQNDPSLDDEDDPLYSPNRKQDTEYYNVAVNATYSGFIGGLGFEHLGDKGSGDFAFWTPLATLHAMNGWADMFLKTPPEGLEDFTIKLGYNFGEYGKIIGIYHSFNADTDNSAGDDDLGNEIDIAYKYKINKNLGLLLKYANYSSGDDSFNKPDTTKYWIQLDYKFSASL from the coding sequence ATGAGAAAAGTAGGATTAAGCCTTACAGCTGCAACACTTTTAGTAGCTGGCATGAGTAGCATGGCGAGTGCAAATGCATTAGAAAATATCATCTCTAATCCTAAAGTGAGTCTTGAAATTCGCCCAAGATATGAGTATGTTGATCAAGATAACAAGCCAGATGAAGCAAGTGCACTTACTGTAAGAACAGCATTGGGCTTGAATGCAAATCTTTTTGACGTTGATGGGCTTGGTGCACAGTTGCAAGTGATCAATGTTGCAAATCTAACAAATGATTATGCTCCAGAAGATAAGTCGGGTAGATATCCAGTTGTGGCAGATGAGTCGCAAACGCGTGTAACACAAGCAAATGTGAGCTATAGTACCAACGGATTTGCAGTTATTGTGGGTAGAAAGATGGTCGTACTTGACAATGCACGCTTTATTGGTAATGTTGGCTGGAGACAAATGCCACAAACCTATGATTTGGCTGCACTTATCTATAATGGAGTGGAAAATCTCAGCCTCTTGGGAGCGTATGTCTGGAATGTCAATAGAATCTTTGCTACTGATGGCAACGGACCCCTCAATAAACATATGAAAACAGGTTCTGTGCTCTTACATGGTGCATACAAAGTAGCGCCTGAGCTTACTATTACTGCATATGACTATATGGTAGAAAACTTTGCTGATCATATTGGTATAAGACTTACAGGCAAAGTGGATCTCAATGGTGTAAAAGTTGGCTATACCGCAGAGTATGCTGTACAAAACGATCCAAGCCTAGATGACGAAGATGATCCTCTCTACAGTCCAAATCGTAAGCAAGATACTGAGTACTATAATGTAGCAGTGAACGCAACATATAGTGGATTTATTGGAGGGCTAGGATTTGAGCATCTTGGTGACAAAGGTTCAGGTGATTTTGCATTCTGGACACCTCTTGCTACACTCCATGCTATGAACGGTTGGGCAGATATGTTTTTGAAAACTCCGCCTGAAGGGCTCGAGGACTTTACTATCAAGCTTGGCTATAACTTCGGTGAATATGGAAAAATCATCGGTATTTATCATAGTTTCAATGCAGATACCGATAACAGTGCAGGTGATGATGATCTTGGCAACGAGATCGATATAGCTTACAAATATAAAATCAATAAAAACTTAGGATTGCTCCTCAAATATGCAAATTATAGCAGCGGTGATGATAGTTTTAACAAACCTGATACTACAAAATATTGGATCCAACTCGACTACAAATTTAGTGCCAGCCTTTAA
- a CDS encoding PAS domain-containing protein yields MDITWDMFVETEVPKDELIISRTDLRGIITYANETFAYISGYKPEELIGKPHNILRHPDMPKRVFKELWETIEAGKIWSGYVKNLRKDKGYYWVYAEVSGVYKDGKLVEYKSMRSWVPKEKRIQMQRIYDQMRFEAEEKVRGVSYLPRKLYDVLEQRAKEENLSIEKFLEKLLIN; encoded by the coding sequence ATGGATATCACATGGGATATGTTTGTGGAGACCGAAGTACCAAAAGATGAACTGATTATATCTCGCACTGATCTAAGAGGTATAATTACTTATGCAAATGAGACTTTTGCGTATATCAGTGGGTATAAACCAGAGGAACTTATAGGTAAGCCTCACAATATCTTGCGCCATCCAGATATGCCAAAGAGAGTCTTTAAAGAGCTTTGGGAGACTATAGAGGCAGGAAAAATCTGGAGTGGCTATGTAAAGAATCTGCGAAAAGACAAAGGATATTACTGGGTCTATGCTGAGGTGAGTGGTGTCTATAAAGATGGCAAACTCGTCGAATATAAGTCTATGCGCAGTTGGGTGCCCAAAGAGAAACGCATTCAGATGCAACGCATCTATGATCAGATGCGCTTTGAAGCAGAAGAGAAGGTAAGAGGTGTAAGCTATCTGCCAAGAAAACTCTACGATGTACTTGAGCAAAGAGCAAAAGAGGAGAATCTCTCTATAGAAAAATTCTTAGAAAAATTATTAATTAATTGA
- a CDS encoding chaperone NapD, with amino-acid sequence MTLSSCVIRCNPKDLERVKKGVEEANVCDIHIVDESGYIVVTIEGKDTAEEIKKLKTLQFLDGVLSADLIYSYSEEELEALREDLDMQAEVPEILEKDVPAEQIVYHGDLKKKYI; translated from the coding sequence ATGACATTAAGTAGTTGTGTGATTCGCTGTAATCCAAAAGATTTGGAGAGAGTCAAAAAAGGCGTAGAAGAAGCAAATGTATGTGATATCCATATTGTTGATGAGAGTGGATATATAGTAGTTACTATCGAAGGAAAAGATACAGCTGAAGAGATAAAAAAACTCAAAACTTTGCAGTTTTTAGATGGAGTTCTCTCTGCAGATTTAATCTACTCATATAGTGAAGAGGAGTTAGAGGCTTTACGGGAAGATCTTGATATGCAAGCAGAAGTCCCTGAGATCTTGGAGAAAGATGTTCCAGCAGAGCAAATCGTCTATCATGGAGATTTGAAAAAGAAATATATTTAA